The following proteins come from a genomic window of Sphingobium cloacae:
- the rpoB gene encoding DNA-directed RNA polymerase subunit beta — protein MATKALPPISNTGAKKRIRKVFGDIHEVVQMPNLIEVQRESYEQFLRSDPKIGYVSGLEKTLRSVFPIRDFAGTAEMDFVHYELEDPKYDVEECRQRGITYAAPMRVTLRLIVFEVDQDTETRSVLDIKEQDVYMGDMPLMTQNGTFIVNGTERVIVSQMHRSPGVLFDHDRGKTHSSGKYLFAARVIPYRGSWLDFEFDAKDIVNVRIDRKRKLPVTALLYALGLTAEEILGYFYNKVVFVRGEGGWQIPYVAEAWRGQKPAFDIVDAKSGEVVFAAGHKISPRAANKAEKDGLETLLIPTEEVYGRYSAYDLINEKTGEIYIEAGDEVSPENLEKLDKAGIDRLELLDIDHVTTGPWIRNTLKADKAEERDQALSDIYRVMRPGEPPTKETAEALFAGLFFDPERYDLSAVGRVKLNMRLDLDAEDTVTTLRVEDILAVVKELVNLKDGKGEIDDIDNLGNRRVRSVGELLENQYRVGLLRMERAVKERMSSVDVSTVMPNDLINAKPAVAAVREFFGSSQLSQFMDQTNPLSEVTHKRRVSALGPGGLTRERAGFEVRDVHPTHYGRICPIETPEGPNIGLINSLATFSRVNKYGFIETPYRKVVDGKVTNDVVYLSAMEEAKHTIAQANAEVDASGALTEDLISAREAGEFLMAPKDHITLMDVSPKQLVSVAASLIPFLENDDANRALMGSNMQRQAVPLVRAEAPFVGTGMEGTVARDSGAAIAAKRAGIVDQVDAARIVIRVTGDIAAGQSGVDIYTLQKFQRSNQDTCINQRPLVKVGDLIEAGDVIADGPSTEFGELALGRNTLVAFMPWNGYNYEDSILISERIVKDDVFTSIHIEEFEVMARDTKLGPEDITRDIPNVGEEALRNLDEAGIVYIGAEVEPGDILVGKITPKGESPMTPEEKLLRAIFGEKASDVRDTSLRLPPGVAGTVVEVRVFNRHGIDKDERAMAIEREEIDRLAKDREDERAILNRATFNRLREMLLGQTAAAAPKGIKKGVAIDEALLSEVERHEWWKFAVEDDKVQSDLEAVKAQYDEAVRSIVDKFEDRVDKLQRGDELPPGVLKMVKVFVAVKRKLQPGDKMAGRHGNKGVISRILPIEDMPFLEDGTHVDIVLNPLGVPSRMNVGQIFETHLGWAARGLGQQLKHALEEWRDANPNAQGGEMPDAVKTRLLETYGPQYADQIEGRSADQIVDLAQHLERGVPMATPVFDGAREADVSAMLELAGLDSSGQSDLYDGRTGDKFDRKVTVGIIYMLKLHHLVDDKIHARSIGPYSLVTQQPLGGKAQFGGQRFGEMEVWALQAYGAAYTLQEMLTVKSDDVVGRTKVYEAIVKGDDTFEAGIPESFNVLVKEMRSLGLNVELAAMDEVAEDDDGFAQAAE, from the coding sequence ATGGCGACCAAAGCTCTTCCCCCCATCAGCAACACCGGCGCGAAGAAGCGCATCCGCAAGGTGTTCGGCGACATCCACGAAGTGGTGCAGATGCCGAACCTGATCGAGGTCCAGAGGGAGAGCTACGAACAGTTCCTGCGCTCCGATCCCAAGATCGGCTATGTCTCCGGCCTCGAAAAGACGCTGCGCTCCGTCTTCCCGATCCGCGACTTTGCGGGCACGGCGGAAATGGACTTCGTCCATTACGAGCTGGAAGACCCCAAGTACGACGTCGAGGAATGCCGTCAGCGCGGCATCACCTACGCCGCGCCGATGCGCGTTACGCTGCGCCTGATCGTGTTCGAGGTGGACCAGGACACCGAAACCCGCTCCGTTTTGGACATCAAGGAGCAGGACGTGTATATGGGCGACATGCCGCTCATGACGCAGAACGGCACCTTCATCGTCAACGGAACCGAGCGGGTCATCGTGTCGCAGATGCACCGCTCGCCGGGCGTGCTGTTCGACCATGACCGGGGCAAGACCCACTCGTCGGGCAAATATCTCTTCGCCGCGCGCGTCATCCCCTATCGCGGGTCGTGGCTGGACTTCGAGTTCGACGCCAAGGATATCGTCAACGTCCGCATCGACCGCAAGCGCAAGCTGCCGGTCACCGCGCTGCTCTATGCGCTGGGCCTGACGGCGGAGGAAATCCTCGGCTATTTCTACAACAAGGTCGTTTTCGTCCGGGGCGAAGGCGGCTGGCAGATCCCCTATGTCGCCGAGGCATGGCGCGGCCAGAAGCCCGCTTTCGACATCGTGGACGCGAAGTCGGGCGAAGTCGTGTTCGCCGCCGGTCACAAGATCAGCCCCCGCGCCGCCAACAAGGCGGAAAAGGACGGGCTTGAGACGCTGCTGATCCCGACCGAGGAAGTCTATGGCCGCTATTCGGCCTATGACCTCATCAACGAGAAGACGGGCGAAATCTATATCGAGGCCGGTGACGAAGTGTCGCCGGAGAACCTCGAAAAGCTGGACAAGGCGGGCATCGACCGCCTCGAACTGCTGGACATCGACCATGTGACCACGGGTCCGTGGATCCGCAACACGCTGAAGGCCGACAAGGCGGAGGAGCGCGACCAGGCGCTGTCCGACATCTATCGCGTCATGCGCCCCGGCGAGCCGCCGACGAAGGAAACCGCCGAGGCGCTGTTCGCCGGGCTGTTCTTCGACCCGGAACGCTATGACCTGTCGGCCGTGGGCCGCGTGAAGCTCAACATGCGCCTCGACCTCGACGCCGAGGACACGGTGACGACGCTGCGGGTCGAGGATATCCTCGCCGTGGTCAAGGAACTGGTGAACCTGAAGGACGGCAAGGGCGAGATCGACGATATCGACAATCTCGGCAACCGCCGCGTCCGTTCGGTCGGCGAATTGCTGGAGAACCAGTATCGCGTCGGCCTGCTGCGCATGGAGCGCGCGGTCAAGGAACGCATGTCGAGCGTCGACGTGTCGACCGTGATGCCCAACGACCTCATCAACGCGAAGCCCGCCGTGGCCGCTGTGCGTGAGTTCTTCGGCTCCAGCCAGCTTTCGCAGTTCATGGACCAGACCAACCCGCTGTCGGAAGTCACCCACAAGCGCCGCGTGTCGGCGCTTGGGCCGGGCGGCCTGACCCGTGAGCGCGCGGGCTTCGAAGTGCGCGACGTTCACCCGACGCACTATGGCCGCATCTGCCCGATCGAGACGCCGGAAGGCCCGAACATCGGCCTTATCAACTCGCTGGCCACCTTCAGCCGCGTGAACAAATATGGCTTCATCGAAACGCCCTATCGCAAGGTCGTGGACGGCAAGGTGACGAACGACGTCGTCTACCTGTCCGCCATGGAAGAGGCCAAGCACACCATCGCGCAGGCCAACGCCGAGGTGGACGCCAGCGGCGCGCTGACGGAAGACCTGATCTCCGCGCGGGAAGCGGGCGAATTCCTGATGGCGCCCAAGGACCACATCACGCTGATGGACGTCAGCCCCAAGCAGCTGGTGTCGGTCGCGGCCTCGCTCATCCCCTTCCTGGAAAATGACGACGCCAACCGCGCCCTCATGGGATCCAACATGCAGCGCCAGGCGGTGCCGCTGGTGCGTGCCGAAGCCCCGTTCGTGGGCACCGGCATGGAAGGCACGGTGGCGCGCGATTCGGGCGCTGCCATCGCCGCCAAGCGCGCGGGCATCGTCGATCAGGTGGATGCGGCCCGTATCGTCATCCGCGTGACCGGCGACATCGCCGCCGGACAGTCGGGCGTCGACATCTACACGCTCCAGAAGTTCCAGCGGTCGAACCAGGACACCTGCATCAACCAGCGTCCGCTGGTGAAGGTGGGCGACCTGATCGAGGCGGGCGACGTGATCGCCGACGGTCCCTCGACCGAGTTCGGCGAGCTGGCGCTGGGCCGCAACACGCTGGTCGCGTTCATGCCGTGGAACGGCTACAACTATGAGGACTCCATCCTCATCAGCGAACGCATCGTGAAGGATGACGTCTTCACCTCGATCCATATCGAGGAATTCGAGGTCATGGCCCGCGACACCAAGCTGGGGCCGGAAGACATCACCCGCGACATTCCCAATGTCGGCGAGGAAGCGCTGCGCAACCTCGACGAAGCGGGCATCGTCTATATCGGCGCCGAGGTGGAGCCGGGCGACATTCTGGTCGGTAAGATCACCCCCAAGGGCGAAAGCCCGATGACGCCGGAAGAAAAGCTGCTTCGCGCGATCTTCGGCGAAAAGGCGAGCGATGTGCGTGATACGTCGCTGCGTCTGCCGCCGGGCGTCGCGGGCACGGTCGTCGAGGTGCGCGTGTTCAACCGCCATGGCATCGACAAGGACGAGCGCGCCATGGCGATCGAGCGCGAGGAAATCGATCGTCTGGCGAAGGACCGCGAGGACGAGCGCGCGATCCTCAACCGCGCGACCTTCAACCGCCTGCGCGAGATGCTGCTGGGCCAGACCGCCGCGGCGGCGCCCAAGGGCATCAAGAAGGGCGTGGCCATCGACGAGGCTCTGCTGAGCGAAGTCGAGCGCCACGAATGGTGGAAGTTCGCGGTCGAGGACGACAAGGTCCAGAGCGATCTGGAAGCGGTCAAGGCGCAATATGACGAAGCCGTCCGCTCCATCGTCGACAAGTTCGAGGATCGGGTCGACAAGCTCCAGCGCGGCGACGAGCTGCCGCCGGGCGTGCTCAAGATGGTCAAGGTCTTCGTCGCGGTGAAGCGCAAGCTGCAGCCGGGCGACAAGATGGCGGGCCGTCACGGCAACAAGGGCGTCATCAGCCGCATCCTGCCGATCGAGGACATGCCGTTCCTGGAGGACGGCACGCATGTCGACATCGTGCTCAACCCGCTGGGCGTGCCGTCGCGCATGAACGTCGGGCAGATTTTCGAGACGCATCTGGGCTGGGCCGCGCGTGGCCTTGGCCAGCAGCTCAAGCACGCGCTGGAGGAATGGCGGGACGCCAATCCGAACGCGCAAGGCGGCGAGATGCCCGATGCGGTGAAGACGCGGCTGCTCGAAACCTATGGCCCGCAATATGCGGACCAGATCGAAGGGCGCAGCGCCGACCAGATCGTCGATCTGGCGCAGCATCTGGAACGCGGCGTGCCGATGGCGACGCCGGTGTTCGACGGTGCGCGGGAAGCCGACGTTTCGGCGATGCTGGAACTGGCGGGGCTGGACTCGTCCGGCCAGAGCGACCTCTATGACGGCCGCACGGGCGACAAGTTCGACCGCAAGGTGACGGTGGGCATCATCTACATGCTCAAGCTCCACCACCTGGTCGACGACAAGATCCACGCCCGTTCCATCGGCCCCTACTCGCTCGTCACCCAGCAGCCGCTGGGCGGCAAGGCGCAGTTCGGCGGCCAGCGCTTCGGTGAAATGGAGGTGTGGGCGCTTCAGGCCTATGGCGCCGCCTATACCTTGCAGGAAATGCTGACGGTGAAGTCGGACGACGTGGTGGGCCGCACCAAGGTCTATGAGGCGATCGTCAAGGGCGACGACACGTTCGAAGCCGGCATCCCCGAAAGCTTCAACGTGCTGGTCAAGGAAATGCGCTCGCTGGGCCTCAACGTCGAACTCGCCGCGATGGACGAAGTCGCCGAGGACGACGACGGCTTCGCGCAGGCGGCGGAATAA
- a CDS encoding cell wall hydrolase, translating to MTENLHRQEPHPAMWLLWFMLFVGLPVAVANWEARERLPAAPRPAAAAPAGQAIRPPSPPPPVEPVEIYDLDAGQARALNAAVPFSRAPNPAARPFVFQGSQDDLARATDCLAAAQLYEAGNDAVGERAVAQVVLNRVRHPAFPKTVCGVVFQGQERATGCQFTFTCDGALARTYSPAAWERAREIAKRALAGQVFKPVGYATHYHTDWVVPYWSGSLDKVTAVGTHLFFRWKGWWGTPPAFRKPGETGEPLIARIARLSTAHRGGTGEELASAPPLQLAGGTVAELAAQPQQAIDDKGMPGIRVVLVAPGGRSILVEMARDSAPDSWPAMARTFCAGRPECRIMGWRAGTGPSALPLTGDQMESMTFAYIHNAATGLQRARWNCAQSPRANAAECMVQRVPVAPARAEAAGGLEGVRRKERFETVKIAPPPPVKVAPTVHP from the coding sequence ATGACGGAAAACCTCCATCGCCAGGAGCCGCATCCCGCGATGTGGCTCCTCTGGTTCATGCTGTTCGTCGGCCTGCCGGTGGCGGTCGCGAACTGGGAAGCGCGGGAACGGCTTCCGGCGGCCCCGCGCCCGGCCGCCGCCGCGCCTGCGGGCCAGGCGATCCGGCCCCCCAGCCCTCCCCCGCCGGTCGAGCCGGTGGAAATCTACGACCTCGACGCGGGTCAGGCGCGGGCGCTCAATGCCGCCGTGCCCTTTTCCCGCGCGCCCAATCCGGCGGCGCGGCCCTTCGTCTTTCAAGGATCGCAAGACGATCTGGCGCGGGCGACGGACTGCCTTGCCGCCGCGCAGCTTTATGAGGCGGGCAACGATGCGGTGGGCGAACGGGCGGTCGCGCAGGTGGTGCTCAACCGGGTGCGGCATCCCGCCTTCCCCAAGACCGTCTGCGGCGTCGTCTTTCAGGGTCAGGAACGGGCGACGGGATGCCAGTTCACCTTCACCTGCGACGGGGCGCTCGCCCGCACCTATAGCCCGGCGGCATGGGAACGGGCGCGGGAGATCGCGAAACGGGCGCTGGCGGGCCAGGTGTTCAAGCCGGTGGGCTATGCCACCCACTATCATACCGACTGGGTGGTGCCCTATTGGAGCGGCAGCCTGGACAAGGTGACGGCGGTGGGCACGCATCTGTTCTTCCGTTGGAAGGGATGGTGGGGCACGCCGCCCGCCTTTCGCAAGCCGGGCGAAACGGGAGAACCCCTGATCGCCCGGATCGCCCGCCTGTCCACCGCGCACCGGGGCGGGACGGGAGAGGAGCTGGCAAGCGCGCCGCCCCTTCAGCTCGCGGGCGGGACGGTGGCGGAACTCGCCGCGCAACCGCAGCAGGCGATAGACGACAAGGGGATGCCGGGTATCAGGGTGGTGCTGGTCGCGCCGGGCGGCAGGAGCATATTGGTCGAAATGGCGCGGGACAGCGCGCCGGACAGCTGGCCCGCCATGGCGCGGACTTTCTGCGCCGGGCGACCGGAATGCCGGATCATGGGCTGGCGCGCGGGGACTGGTCCCAGTGCCCTTCCGCTGACGGGCGACCAGATGGAAAGCATGACCTTCGCCTATATCCACAATGCCGCCACGGGGTTGCAGCGGGCGCGGTGGAACTGCGCGCAGTCGCCGCGCGCCAATGCGGCCGAATGCATGGTGCAGCGCGTGCCGGTGGCCCCGGCCAGGGCGGAGGCCGCCGGCGGCCTTGAAGGCGTCAGGCGCAAGGAGCGGTTCGAGACGGTGAAGATCGCCCCTCCCCCGCCGGTGAAGGTCGCTCCCACCGTTCATCCCTGA
- the cysK gene encoding cysteine synthase A codes for MKAANILETIGNTPHIRVNKLFGDAEVWIKSERANPAGSIKDRIALAMIEAAEASGELKPGGTIIEPTSGNTGVGLAMVAAVKGYKLILVMPESMSIERRRLMLAYGASFDLTPREKGMKGAIERALELIDQTPGAWMPQQFENPANIDVHVRTTAQEIANDFADTPIDAIVTGVGTGGHITGVAEVLKKLWPDLKVYAVEPTLSPVISGGQPGPHSIQGIGAGFIPANLHTQLLDGVIQVDPADAKDYARRAASEEGMLVGISSGATLAAIAQKIKELPAGSRVLGFNYDTGERYLSVPDFLPE; via the coding sequence ATGAAAGCTGCGAATATCCTCGAAACCATCGGCAACACGCCGCATATCCGCGTCAACAAGCTGTTCGGCGACGCGGAGGTGTGGATCAAGTCGGAACGCGCCAACCCCGCCGGGTCGATCAAGGACCGCATCGCCCTCGCCATGATCGAGGCGGCGGAGGCGTCGGGCGAACTGAAGCCCGGCGGCACCATCATCGAGCCCACGTCGGGCAATACCGGCGTCGGCCTGGCCATGGTCGCGGCGGTCAAGGGCTACAAGCTGATCCTCGTCATGCCCGAAAGCATGTCGATCGAGCGGCGGCGGCTGATGCTCGCCTATGGCGCCAGCTTCGACCTGACCCCGCGCGAGAAGGGGATGAAGGGCGCCATCGAACGCGCGCTGGAGCTGATCGACCAGACGCCGGGCGCGTGGATGCCCCAGCAGTTCGAGAACCCCGCCAATATCGACGTGCATGTCCGCACCACCGCGCAGGAGATCGCGAACGACTTCGCCGACACGCCGATCGACGCCATCGTCACCGGCGTGGGCACCGGCGGGCATATCACGGGCGTGGCCGAGGTGCTCAAGAAGCTGTGGCCCGACCTCAAGGTCTATGCGGTCGAGCCCACCCTCTCCCCCGTCATCAGCGGCGGGCAGCCGGGGCCGCACTCCATCCAGGGCATCGGCGCGGGCTTCATCCCGGCGAACCTGCACACGCAGCTTCTGGACGGCGTGATCCAGGTCGATCCCGCCGACGCCAAGGACTATGCCCGCCGCGCGGCGAGCGAGGAAGGGATGCTGGTGGGCATCTCCTCCGGCGCGACGCTGGCGGCGATTGCGCAGAAGATCAAGGAACTGCCCGCCGGGAGCCGCGTTCTGGGCTTCAACTATGACACCGGCGAACGCTATCTGTCCGTCCCCGACTTCCTGCCGGAATAA
- a CDS encoding MFS transporter: MTSPAPSRHPLRFRDFRAYLAGRFAAVLAQYSMMIVLGWQAYNVARETMSTSGAAAQLGLIGLAQFVPLFFLTPVSGWVADHFDRRMIVRITLLLLALSAGLLAVATWEGWVSLPLIFSIAAVVGIARAFNGPAYSALAPNLVPREVLPNAIAISSVVWQTGMIAGPALGGYAYAMEPWGAYALAAALFAVALVCMMLIGPVPQPPRDTTRHPIRQMVDGFAYVRTNRLVLATITLDLFAVLLAGATALLPIYARDILHVGSKGLGHLAAAPGIGAGITALYFSFRPMKKEVGLKMLGSVILFGLATILFGCTAFMPRSIAMEVGIAALIGLGSVDMISVYVRQSLIQLHTPDAMRGRVSSLSQLTISASNELGEAESGFLAALVGPIAAVIGGGIGAIVITLAWARLFPELRLARTFDPPDIREADISQEKSS; this comes from the coding sequence ATGACGTCCCCCGCCCCGTCCCGGCATCCGCTGCGCTTTCGCGATTTCCGTGCGTATCTGGCGGGCCGTTTCGCGGCGGTGCTGGCCCAGTACAGCATGATGATCGTGCTGGGATGGCAGGCCTATAATGTCGCGCGCGAGACGATGAGCACATCGGGCGCGGCGGCGCAACTGGGGTTGATCGGGCTCGCCCAGTTCGTGCCGCTGTTCTTCCTGACGCCGGTGAGCGGATGGGTCGCCGATCATTTCGACCGGCGCATGATCGTGCGGATCACCCTGTTGCTGCTGGCGCTTTCCGCCGGGCTGCTGGCGGTCGCGACATGGGAGGGGTGGGTCAGCCTGCCGCTGATCTTCAGCATCGCCGCCGTCGTCGGCATCGCGCGCGCCTTCAACGGCCCGGCCTATAGCGCGCTAGCCCCCAATCTGGTGCCGCGCGAAGTCCTGCCCAACGCCATCGCCATTTCCAGCGTGGTCTGGCAGACCGGCATGATCGCGGGGCCGGCCCTGGGCGGCTATGCCTATGCGATGGAGCCGTGGGGCGCCTATGCGCTGGCGGCGGCGCTGTTCGCCGTCGCGCTCGTGTGCATGATGCTGATCGGGCCGGTGCCGCAGCCGCCGCGCGACACCACGCGCCATCCGATCCGGCAAATGGTCGACGGTTTCGCCTATGTCCGCACCAACCGGCTGGTGCTGGCCACGATCACGCTGGACCTGTTCGCGGTGCTGCTGGCAGGCGCGACCGCGCTGCTGCCGATCTATGCGCGCGACATCCTGCATGTGGGATCGAAGGGACTGGGCCATCTGGCCGCGGCGCCCGGTATCGGCGCGGGCATCACGGCGCTATACTTCTCCTTCCGGCCGATGAAGAAGGAAGTGGGCCTGAAAATGCTGGGATCGGTGATCCTGTTCGGGCTTGCCACCATCCTCTTCGGCTGCACCGCCTTCATGCCGCGCAGCATCGCGATGGAGGTGGGGATCGCCGCCCTGATCGGGCTGGGCAGCGTGGACATGATATCGGTCTATGTCCGGCAATCGCTGATCCAGCTTCACACGCCCGACGCCATGCGCGGCCGCGTGTCGAGCCTGTCGCAACTCACCATCTCCGCCTCCAACGAACTGGGGGAAGCGGAGTCCGGTTTCCTCGCCGCGCTGGTCGGGCCGATTGCGGCCGTGATCGGCGGCGGAATCGGCGCTATCGTCATCACCCTTGCCTGGGCGCGGCTCTTTCCCGAACTGCGCCTTGCACGCACATTCGACCCACCCGACATAAGGGAGGCGGACATCAGCCAGGAGAAGTCCTCATGA
- a CDS encoding helicase HerA-like domain-containing protein: protein MSDGIFIGLGAPEKDGGLPQYLNLRRANRHGLIAGATGTGKTVTLQGIAESFSALGVPVFLSDVKGDLSGISMAGSPTAKNADKLVERAREIGLENYSYADNPAIFWDLYGEQGHPIRTTVSEMGPLLLSRLMGLNDTQEGVLSIAFKYADEEGLLLLDLGDLQSMLAYCAENADSLSARYGNVTKASVGAIQRQLLQLESQGGAHFFGEPALDIHDFLKVDDKGRGYINILAADRLMQSPKLYATFLLWLLSELFETLPEVGDPDKPVLVFFFDEAHLLFDDVPPALEDKIEQVVRLIRSKGVGVYFVTQNPIDIPEAVAGQLGNRVQHALRAFTPRDQKAIKAAADTFRINPDLNVETAITELKVGEALVSLLQEDGSPGIVQRTLIAPPRSRLGPVDAKERAIIQSISPCTGKYDTAVNRESAQEILAARGQAAAAAAEAAKAQAEADKAAAAQAKVEAKQREQELKEQARRDAAAAREAAKPSALDKAVQSATRSAASSVGRQVANELGRAVFGGSSRKSSGGIAGKLVRGILGGLFK, encoded by the coding sequence ATGAGCGACGGCATTTTCATCGGATTGGGCGCGCCGGAAAAGGACGGCGGCTTGCCCCAATATCTGAATCTGCGGCGGGCCAACCGCCACGGCCTGATCGCCGGGGCGACCGGCACGGGCAAGACGGTGACGTTGCAGGGCATAGCGGAAAGCTTTTCGGCGCTGGGCGTGCCGGTGTTCCTTTCCGACGTGAAGGGCGACCTGTCGGGCATCTCCATGGCCGGATCGCCCACCGCGAAGAATGCGGACAAGCTGGTCGAGCGGGCCAGGGAAATCGGCCTCGAAAATTACAGCTATGCCGACAATCCGGCGATCTTCTGGGATCTCTATGGCGAGCAGGGCCATCCGATCCGCACCACCGTCAGCGAGATGGGGCCGCTGCTGCTTTCCCGCCTGATGGGCCTCAACGACACGCAGGAAGGCGTGCTGTCCATCGCCTTCAAATATGCCGATGAGGAAGGGCTGCTGCTGCTCGATCTGGGCGACCTGCAATCCATGCTCGCCTATTGCGCGGAGAATGCGGACAGCCTGTCGGCCCGCTACGGCAATGTCACCAAGGCCAGCGTGGGGGCGATCCAGCGGCAATTGCTCCAGCTGGAAAGCCAGGGCGGCGCGCATTTCTTCGGCGAGCCTGCGCTCGACATCCACGACTTCCTGAAGGTGGACGACAAGGGCCGGGGCTATATCAACATCCTGGCCGCCGACAGGCTGATGCAGAGCCCGAAGCTCTATGCGACTTTCCTGCTGTGGCTGCTGTCCGAACTGTTCGAGACGCTTCCCGAAGTGGGCGATCCGGACAAGCCGGTGCTGGTCTTCTTCTTCGACGAGGCGCATCTGCTGTTCGACGACGTGCCCCCCGCCCTGGAGGACAAGATCGAGCAGGTCGTGCGCCTGATCCGATCCAAGGGCGTGGGCGTCTATTTCGTGACGCAGAACCCCATCGACATTCCCGAAGCGGTGGCGGGACAGCTTGGCAACCGGGTGCAGCATGCGTTGCGCGCCTTCACGCCGCGCGACCAGAAGGCGATCAAGGCGGCGGCGGACACCTTCCGCATCAATCCCGACCTAAACGTCGAAACCGCCATCACGGAACTGAAGGTGGGCGAGGCGCTGGTCTCGCTGCTTCAGGAGGATGGGTCGCCCGGCATCGTGCAGCGCACCTTGATCGCCCCGCCCCGCTCTCGGCTGGGTCCGGTGGATGCCAAGGAACGGGCGATCATCCAGTCCATCTCGCCCTGTACCGGCAAATATGACACGGCGGTCAATCGGGAATCGGCGCAGGAAATCCTCGCCGCGCGCGGACAGGCGGCGGCCGCCGCCGCCGAAGCGGCCAAGGCGCAGGCGGAAGCCGACAAGGCCGCCGCCGCGCAGGCCAAGGTCGAGGCGAAGCAGCGCGAGCAGGAGTTGAAGGAGCAGGCGCGCCGGGACGCCGCCGCCGCGCGGGAAGCGGCCAAGCCGTCCGCGCTCGACAAGGCGGTACAGTCCGCCACCCGCTCCGCCGCTTCCTCGGTCGGGCGGCAGGTCGCCAATGAACTGGGCCGCGCCGTCTTCGGCGGGTCGAGCCGCAAATCGTCCGGCGGCATCGCGGGCAAGCTGGTGCGGGGCATATTGGGGGGACTCTTCAAATAG
- a CDS encoding Do family serine endopeptidase — protein sequence MRYAYAITGALLLGGTAIAVTSSSNVGAQTAQNEGMQAAAPAGAPASLADMVEKLQPAVVNISTKQRVQVQNPFAGTPFGDLFGFGQGGGGGQPQTRQAQSLGSGFIISPDGYIVTNNHVVSAGAEGASVDSITVTLTNREEYSAKLVGRDPATDIAVLKIDAKKALPFVKFGDSTRARVGDWVVAIGNPFALSGTVTAGIISALHRGTGGTYDKFIQTDASINQGNSGGPMFDMNGNVIGINSQILSPSGGNVGIGFAIPSEQAAPIVDTLRKGQSVKRGYLGIQITPLGEDMADSLGLAKNRGEFVQGVEPGKGADKAGIKAGDVIVSVAGQEVTPDQNLSSIVANQAIGARVPIVIIRNGQRQNVTAIVGERPPEDQLNSFAPQDDDELGQQNSQPDNGQAAQKSLGISAIPLTPGIIRQLGIPADTRGIAITAVDASTDAGAKGLRRGDVIISANNRPVASQAELDAAVKQVSSQGRAAILLQVLRRGQPPIFLPVRLRDK from the coding sequence GTGCGTTACGCTTATGCCATTACCGGCGCCCTGCTGCTTGGCGGCACCGCCATCGCCGTCACCTCAAGCTCCAATGTCGGCGCGCAGACCGCGCAGAATGAAGGGATGCAGGCCGCCGCCCCGGCGGGCGCGCCCGCCAGCCTCGCCGACATGGTGGAAAAACTGCAACCCGCCGTGGTCAACATCTCGACCAAGCAGCGGGTGCAGGTGCAGAACCCCTTCGCCGGCACGCCCTTCGGCGACCTGTTCGGTTTCGGGCAGGGCGGCGGCGGCGGCCAGCCGCAAACGCGGCAGGCGCAGTCGCTGGGTTCGGGCTTCATCATCTCGCCCGACGGCTATATCGTCACCAACAACCATGTGGTGTCGGCGGGCGCGGAAGGCGCGAGCGTCGATTCGATCACGGTGACGCTCACCAACCGGGAGGAATATTCCGCGAAGCTGGTGGGCCGCGATCCCGCGACCGACATCGCGGTGCTGAAGATCGACGCCAAAAAGGCGCTGCCCTTCGTCAAGTTCGGCGACAGCACCCGCGCCCGCGTGGGCGACTGGGTGGTGGCGATCGGCAACCCCTTCGCCCTTTCGGGCACGGTGACGGCGGGCATCATCTCCGCCCTGCATCGCGGGACTGGCGGCACCTACGACAAGTTCATCCAGACCGACGCGTCGATCAACCAGGGCAATAGCGGCGGTCCCATGTTCGACATGAACGGCAATGTGATCGGCATCAACAGCCAGATCCTGTCGCCTTCGGGCGGCAATGTCGGCATCGGCTTCGCCATTCCGTCGGAACAGGCAGCCCCCATCGTCGACACGCTGCGCAAGGGGCAGTCGGTCAAGCGCGGCTATCTGGGCATCCAGATCACGCCGCTGGGCGAGGACATGGCCGATTCGCTCGGTCTCGCCAAGAATCGCGGCGAGTTCGTGCAGGGCGTGGAACCGGGCAAGGGCGCCGACAAGGCCGGGATCAAGGCGGGCGACGTGATCGTCAGCGTGGCGGGCCAGGAAGTGACGCCGGACCAGAATCTGTCATCCATCGTCGCCAACCAGGCCATCGGCGCGCGCGTGCCGATCGTCATCATCCGCAACGGCCAGCGGCAGAATGTGACCGCCATCGTCGGTGAGCGGCCACCCGAGGACCAGCTCAACAGCTTCGCGCCGCAGGACGATGACGAACTGGGCCAGCAGAACAGCCAGCCCGACAACGGACAGGCGGCGCAGAAGTCGCTCGGCATCTCCGCCATCCCGCTGACCCCCGGCATCATCCGCCAGCTTGGCATTCCGGCCGATACGCGCGGCATCGCCATCACGGCGGTCGACGCCTCCACCGATGCGGGCGCGAAGGGCCTGCGCCGCGGGGATGTCATCATCAGCGCCAATAACCGCCCGGTCGCCAGCCAGGCCGAACTGGACGCGGCGGTGAAGCAGGTATCGTCGCAGGGCCGGGCCGCGATCCTGTTGCAGGTATTGCGGCGCGGACAGCCGCCGATCTTCCTGCCGGTGCGGTTGCGCGACAAATAA